The following coding sequences lie in one Niabella agricola genomic window:
- a CDS encoding glycoside hydrolase family 43 protein: protein MHISLQALCGFWLLLYCSCGKKAPGDTSRSPDPPVPAGQPVYQADPTIFSYQGKYYLYGTDGAVPDQGIRVFISTDKKQWKLSSKSADGFAVRALESFGTRGFWAPQVWGANGRFYMAYVANEQIAIAAADSPEGPFYVRDPLAFEKNIDPYVFSDEDGKKYLYHVDITNGNKIYVAAINDGFTAIDKQSRKLCITATDPWELVQASVVEGPTVIKHKSIYYLVYSANHFESQQYAVGYATAPSPWGPWTKAAGNPVLSMTNTGKPGSGHGDLFTDPDGTMYYVFHTHNSLNSVQPRRTALVKASFVPTPGGADRLVMDVNSLFFLKME from the coding sequence ATGCATATATCACTCCAAGCATTGTGTGGCTTTTGGCTGTTGCTTTATTGTTCCTGCGGAAAAAAAGCACCGGGAGATACAAGCCGGAGCCCGGATCCTCCGGTTCCGGCAGGACAGCCGGTTTACCAGGCAGACCCCACCATTTTTTCCTACCAGGGCAAATACTACCTCTATGGTACCGATGGGGCGGTTCCCGATCAGGGGATCCGGGTATTTATTTCCACTGATAAAAAGCAATGGAAACTTTCTTCAAAATCGGCGGATGGGTTTGCCGTAAGAGCACTTGAGTCTTTTGGTACCCGGGGCTTTTGGGCGCCCCAGGTTTGGGGCGCCAACGGAAGGTTCTATATGGCCTATGTGGCCAATGAACAGATCGCTATTGCGGCTGCCGATAGTCCGGAAGGCCCGTTCTATGTACGGGATCCGTTGGCTTTTGAGAAGAATATCGACCCTTATGTGTTTTCCGATGAGGATGGTAAAAAATATCTTTACCATGTAGATATTACCAATGGCAATAAGATTTATGTAGCGGCCATCAATGATGGCTTTACAGCGATTGACAAGCAGAGCCGGAAACTGTGCATTACGGCCACGGATCCCTGGGAACTGGTGCAGGCAAGCGTGGTGGAGGGACCAACTGTTATAAAGCACAAGAGCATTTATTACCTGGTGTATTCGGCCAATCATTTTGAGAGTCAGCAATACGCTGTTGGATATGCGACGGCTCCTTCACCCTGGGGGCCGTGGACAAAGGCCGCCGGCAATCCGGTGCTGAGTATGACCAATACTGGCAAGCCGGGAAGCGGGCATGGCGACCTGTTTACCGATCCGGACGGTACTATGTATTACGTATTTCACACCCATAACTCGCTGAACAGCGTACAGCCCCGGCGTACGGCGCTGGTAAAGGCATCATTTGTACCAACCCCCGGTGGGGCGGACCGGCTGGTTATGGACGTAAACAGCCTTTTTTTCCTCAAGATGGAATAA
- a CDS encoding RagB/SusD family nutrient uptake outer membrane protein encodes MKIRLFLAVITTMILFSCKKYLDKTPDEDLTLKDVFASRLHTQAFLTSMYAGQTWEINPVDPWARSPWTGASDEMEITFPGSYVHNMNRGGWNAQNILDNWQFAYQTIRKADLFLEHIDELPLQDGYTQENKNNWIGEAHFLRAYDHFMVFRLYGPMPIMDKSKNPDDDFKQIKRSPVDSCVDFIVKECETAAGLLPITRTSDQLGRATRASALALKARVLLYAASPLFNGNPDFRNFRNTDGRTLFPQAYDAAKWKRAADAAKECIDACEAAGYALYTAPSNDPLENYTNLFLQNNNKEVLWASNHQAYQHLERCSSPLSYGGFSIMSVSQQLVDAYRDTLGRAVIAGYNSDGSPVINSETGYTENGFAAKAYKYWPAGVSNMYVAREPRFYASVHYSGALWKGAAIQTYFSGKDGASKNTTDFSKTGYVLRKFANPLINIQTNTGWDLKTFILFRLGEQYLNYAEALNESQGPVADVYTYVNAIRKRGGIPDLPQGLSKEEMRKQIWQERRIELAFEGHRYFDSRRWKIAAQTNNGNLYGLNIGSGSGPQDAAFYKRTVADKRIFVAPRDYFWPVPQPELDKDPNLLQSMYW; translated from the coding sequence ATGAAAATAAGATTATTCCTAGCGGTCATTACAACAATGATCCTGTTTTCCTGCAAAAAGTATCTGGATAAGACGCCGGATGAAGACCTTACCTTAAAGGATGTTTTTGCCAGCCGGCTGCATACCCAGGCCTTTCTTACATCAATGTATGCGGGACAAACCTGGGAGATCAACCCGGTGGATCCCTGGGCCCGTAGCCCGTGGACCGGAGCTTCCGATGAAATGGAAATTACTTTTCCAGGTAGTTATGTGCACAATATGAACAGGGGTGGATGGAATGCCCAGAACATCCTGGATAACTGGCAGTTTGCCTATCAAACCATTCGTAAGGCCGATCTTTTCCTGGAGCATATTGATGAGTTACCGCTGCAGGATGGCTATACACAGGAGAACAAAAATAACTGGATCGGGGAGGCTCATTTTTTAAGGGCATATGACCATTTTATGGTTTTCCGGCTGTATGGCCCGATGCCCATTATGGACAAATCGAAGAACCCGGATGATGATTTTAAACAGATCAAACGGTCGCCGGTTGATTCCTGCGTGGATTTTATTGTAAAGGAATGTGAGACTGCAGCAGGACTGTTGCCCATTACCCGTACCAGCGACCAGCTGGGGCGGGCTACCCGTGCATCTGCATTGGCGCTGAAGGCGAGGGTGCTGTTATATGCCGCCAGTCCGCTGTTTAACGGCAATCCGGATTTCAGAAATTTCCGTAATACAGATGGTCGTACTCTTTTTCCGCAAGCCTACGATGCGGCCAAATGGAAACGGGCGGCCGATGCGGCTAAAGAATGCATCGATGCCTGTGAAGCCGCGGGATATGCGTTGTATACAGCGCCCAGCAACGACCCCCTGGAGAATTATACGAACCTGTTTCTTCAGAATAACAATAAAGAAGTGCTTTGGGCTTCTAATCATCAGGCGTATCAACACCTGGAGCGTTGTTCCAGTCCCTTAAGCTATGGCGGTTTTTCCATCATGTCCGTATCCCAGCAACTGGTAGATGCTTACCGGGATACGCTGGGACGTGCGGTGATCGCCGGGTATAATTCCGATGGTTCCCCGGTAATCAATAGTGAAACCGGTTATACAGAAAATGGTTTTGCAGCCAAGGCGTATAAATACTGGCCGGCAGGTGTAAGTAACATGTACGTGGCACGGGAACCTCGTTTTTATGCGAGTGTGCATTACTCGGGGGCTTTGTGGAAAGGGGCGGCCATCCAAACCTATTTCAGCGGCAAGGATGGCGCTTCAAAAAATACCACTGACTTTTCTAAAACGGGATACGTGCTGCGGAAGTTTGCCAACCCGCTCATCAACATTCAAACCAATACAGGATGGGATCTGAAGACCTTTATCCTGTTTCGGCTGGGCGAGCAATACCTGAATTATGCAGAGGCACTTAACGAAAGCCAGGGGCCGGTGGCAGATGTATACACCTATGTAAATGCCATCCGGAAGCGTGGGGGGATACCAGATCTGCCTCAGGGCTTATCGAAGGAAGAAATGCGGAAACAGATCTGGCAGGAGCGCAGGATTGAACTGGCATTTGAGGGGCATCGTTATTTTGATAGTCGCCGGTGGAAAATTGCAGCGCAAACCAATAACGGCAATTTATATGGGCTTAATATCGGTAGTGGGTCCGGCCCCCAGGATGCGGCATTTTATAAACGTACGGTAGCCGACAAACGCATTTTTGTGGCGCCCAGGGATTATTTCTGGCCCGTGCCGCAGCCGGAACTGGATAAAGATCCCAACCTGCTGCAAAGCATGTACTGGTAA
- a CDS encoding DUF1735 domain-containing protein, translated as MKSIVYLLTGCILSILVSCDKYNSGITEPAAYGNVYMPRAVVKNPYITGLPLSDTTYAFSYNAFLGGISAAGSNLNIRFDVSKSRVDSFNSRNNTAYELLPAGSYQFVQNATIPSGQRSTPILTLGIQTANIKPFKAYMLPLSIADAGGQQVSSVNGTTYYIFTRSYMADVEKRQKVLSLGAALDWSNKARIIIARGRQNTLVVRHKNNDLHLYTPQADGTYNPQSKVIGVNWADSEAWYYINETDLVVRNYPYWAGLFYFKWEPDLNMHQASPVWDEWWLGDFWDKYTTIIPFKNYFLLIDKNNGDLLRQPLLSRVTADKAVVGAGFSGYRQVLTWDNCLLALGADGNLWLYKMAADATPGERILVGTGWNRYEKLVVVGKDILALDTNGDVYRYQFDPVPYLQ; from the coding sequence ATGAAATCAATAGTTTATTTGCTGACAGGATGTATATTAAGCATCCTGGTTTCCTGTGATAAATATAACAGCGGTATCACAGAGCCGGCTGCCTATGGCAATGTATACATGCCCAGGGCGGTGGTAAAGAATCCTTATATTACGGGACTGCCGCTTTCCGATACTACGTATGCCTTTTCTTATAACGCGTTCCTGGGCGGTATTTCCGCTGCCGGTTCTAACCTGAACATCCGGTTTGATGTAAGTAAAAGTCGGGTAGATAGTTTCAACAGCCGGAATAATACGGCTTATGAATTATTACCGGCGGGGAGCTACCAGTTTGTACAAAATGCGACGATTCCCTCGGGACAGCGCTCAACTCCTATACTTACGCTTGGTATTCAAACTGCCAACATCAAGCCCTTTAAGGCATACATGCTGCCGTTGAGCATTGCTGATGCCGGCGGGCAGCAGGTCAGCAGTGTAAATGGCACTACCTATTATATTTTTACCCGTTCCTATATGGCCGATGTGGAAAAAAGGCAGAAAGTATTATCGCTGGGTGCTGCGTTGGACTGGAGCAACAAAGCCCGGATTATTATTGCGAGAGGAAGGCAGAATACCCTGGTGGTGCGGCATAAGAACAATGACCTTCATTTATATACGCCGCAGGCCGATGGTACTTATAATCCACAGTCGAAGGTGATTGGTGTAAACTGGGCCGATTCCGAAGCCTGGTATTATATCAATGAAACCGACCTGGTGGTTCGCAACTATCCTTACTGGGCAGGGTTATTTTATTTTAAATGGGAGCCGGATCTGAACATGCACCAGGCCAGTCCGGTTTGGGACGAATGGTGGCTGGGCGATTTCTGGGATAAATATACTACCATCATTCCCTTTAAAAATTATTTTTTGCTGATAGATAAAAACAATGGCGACCTGCTCCGGCAACCGCTGCTATCAAGAGTAACCGCGGATAAAGCAGTGGTGGGGGCCGGATTTTCGGGTTACCGCCAGGTACTGACCTGGGATAACTGCTTACTGGCATTGGGAGCCGATGGAAATCTATGGCTGTATAAAATGGCAGCCGATGCTACTCCAGGCGAGCGAATCCTGGTAGGCACCGGGTGGAACCGGTATGAAAAGCTGGTAGTGGTGGGCAAGGATATACTGGCCCTGGATACAAACGGGGATGTATACCGTTACCAGTTTGATCCGGTTCCGTATCTTCAGTAA
- a CDS encoding SusC/RagA family TonB-linked outer membrane protein encodes MNQKRTLSLHRSLLRYSLVVLWAVCLLAVCGQARGGNNRLHGHLNCMQDTVPEKSWVLHGFITDPAKKPVPGASVTVLKPGARGTLTDVNGNFMIEMSSESDTILITFVGYHDQRVVPGDRRNITVVLYPDENQQKLNEVVVVGYGTQKKLTVTGAVSELSVSQLQQVPAPSLSNAIGGKLPGIITRQSSGEPGYDQAQVFIRGVATFAGNQAPLILVDGVERDMNNITTQEIESFTILKDASATAVYGVRGANGVILINTKKGKVGKPAITFRTEGAQLTSLRMPEYIDGAAYAGLLNEALQHVGLPPQYTQADLQKYADGSDPYFHPNIDWTNTILKKHTWQTINNLSVSGGSEMVRYYTNVGFLLQSGIYNTDGLNKYNTNANVKRYNFRTNIDANLSRSLSITVGLGAIIQNGHYPGSSAPDIFSALSVISPIQYPITNPDGSVAGGASYLGRNPWALVTQRGYSDQARHTLQGTFGAKWDLSKLITRGLSVNGKFAYDYYNFSGINRIRDYEIKQYLGKDPVSGEDRYSVVREGGTLGYSPFTANNNRNSYIEGSLNYQRSFAGKHDVNGLLLFNQNEFTNLVADNSINGLPYRRRGYAGRATYAYSSRYLVEFNFGVNGSENFPPGKRFGFFPSVAAGWIVSSEKFWNVDFINQLKIRGSFGKVGNDQIGGARFLYLTQIKKNANTYWFGSSQQEFPGYDEGQIGYEDVTWESSLKKNVGLDLGLLNNLVQLQMDAFHERRTGILMQRQTIPFVSGFFPWIVPYGNLGEVENKGLDASLKIQNKPTDGGVYYSLMGNFTYAHNEIIENDEPVKHVPYQSGKGHSIGAPYGLLAIGLFRNQEEIDQSPLQQFTSTVYPGDIRFADVNGDGVVNADDYMFLKGYPRTPEIVYGFGGTVAWKGVDVSVFFSGATRTSIFTVGPSIYPFLRGPGSYNILREYYDNRWTPDNPDARYPAATPANNSNNFQYSSQYLRNASYLRLKNAEIGYSLSQALIRRYKLSAFRVFINGTNLLTFDRLKFLDPEANNGTNRGLDGDNLGMYPLQRALNFGLQINFN; translated from the coding sequence ATGAACCAAAAACGAACCCTTTCTCTTCACCGCTCTTTGCTGCGGTATTCCCTGGTGGTTTTATGGGCCGTTTGCTTGCTGGCGGTATGCGGGCAGGCGAGGGGCGGAAATAACCGGCTGCATGGCCATCTCAACTGTATGCAGGATACCGTTCCTGAAAAAAGCTGGGTATTGCACGGATTCATTACTGATCCTGCCAAGAAGCCAGTGCCCGGTGCTTCCGTAACGGTACTCAAGCCGGGAGCTCGCGGCACGCTCACCGATGTTAACGGAAACTTTATGATCGAAATGAGCAGCGAAAGCGATACGATACTGATAACCTTTGTGGGATATCATGACCAACGGGTGGTGCCCGGAGATCGCAGGAATATTACTGTGGTGCTTTACCCGGATGAAAACCAGCAGAAGCTGAACGAAGTGGTAGTAGTGGGCTATGGTACGCAGAAGAAGCTGACCGTTACCGGGGCGGTTTCAGAATTGTCTGTATCGCAGTTACAGCAGGTGCCGGCGCCATCGCTTTCCAATGCGATCGGCGGAAAGCTGCCTGGCATTATTACCCGGCAAAGTAGTGGTGAACCGGGTTATGACCAGGCCCAGGTGTTCATTCGCGGAGTGGCAACTTTTGCAGGAAATCAGGCCCCGCTGATTCTTGTAGACGGTGTTGAGCGCGATATGAACAATATCACCACGCAGGAAATCGAAAGCTTTACCATACTTAAGGATGCTTCGGCTACGGCGGTTTATGGTGTCCGGGGGGCAAATGGCGTCATCCTCATCAATACAAAAAAGGGAAAGGTTGGGAAGCCGGCCATTACATTCAGAACAGAGGGAGCTCAGTTGACTTCACTTCGAATGCCGGAATACATTGATGGGGCGGCTTATGCCGGGCTTTTAAATGAAGCGTTGCAACACGTGGGGCTACCTCCCCAATATACCCAGGCGGATCTTCAAAAGTATGCCGATGGCAGCGATCCCTATTTCCATCCAAATATAGACTGGACCAATACGATCTTGAAAAAACATACCTGGCAAACCATCAACAATCTGAGCGTTTCGGGCGGATCTGAAATGGTACGTTATTATACCAATGTTGGCTTCCTGTTGCAATCGGGCATCTATAATACAGATGGGTTGAATAAGTATAATACCAATGCCAATGTAAAGCGGTATAACTTCAGGACCAACATTGATGCGAACCTTTCCAGGTCTCTAAGCATTACAGTTGGCTTGGGTGCTATTATTCAAAACGGGCATTACCCGGGTTCCAGTGCACCAGATATTTTCAGTGCGCTGTCGGTGATCTCACCCATCCAGTATCCCATTACCAATCCCGATGGTTCAGTAGCCGGTGGGGCTTCATACCTGGGAAGAAATCCCTGGGCACTGGTAACACAACGGGGTTATTCGGATCAGGCCCGTCATACCCTTCAGGGAACTTTTGGCGCCAAGTGGGATTTGTCAAAACTAATTACGCGGGGCTTATCTGTTAATGGAAAATTTGCATACGATTATTATAATTTCAGCGGCATTAACCGGATAAGGGATTATGAGATCAAACAATATCTGGGAAAAGATCCCGTGAGCGGAGAAGACCGGTATAGCGTAGTTCGTGAAGGCGGAACCCTGGGATACAGCCCCTTTACGGCCAATAACAACCGCAATTCTTATATTGAGGGTTCATTAAATTACCAGCGCAGCTTCGCGGGCAAACATGATGTAAACGGGCTGCTGTTGTTTAATCAGAACGAGTTTACCAACCTCGTTGCAGATAATTCCATCAATGGGCTGCCCTACCGGAGAAGGGGCTATGCGGGACGTGCTACCTATGCCTATAGCAGCCGCTACCTGGTTGAGTTTAATTTTGGCGTAAATGGTTCCGAGAACTTTCCTCCCGGAAAGCGTTTTGGATTTTTCCCTTCAGTTGCTGCAGGCTGGATTGTTTCCAGCGAAAAATTCTGGAATGTGGATTTTATCAACCAGTTAAAGATCCGCGGATCTTTTGGTAAAGTAGGGAATGATCAGATCGGCGGCGCCCGTTTTCTCTATCTGACCCAGATAAAAAAGAATGCCAACACCTACTGGTTCGGTTCCAGCCAGCAGGAGTTCCCTGGTTACGATGAAGGACAGATCGGCTACGAGGACGTGACCTGGGAGTCGTCGCTGAAGAAGAACGTCGGGCTGGATCTCGGCCTGCTGAACAACCTGGTCCAATTACAGATGGATGCCTTTCATGAACGGCGGACCGGTATCTTAATGCAGCGTCAAACCATTCCTTTTGTATCGGGTTTTTTCCCGTGGATCGTGCCTTATGGAAATCTGGGAGAAGTAGAAAACAAAGGGCTGGATGCCAGTCTTAAGATACAGAATAAACCTACAGACGGCGGTGTATATTATTCACTGATGGGCAATTTTACTTACGCGCACAATGAGATTATCGAGAATGACGAGCCGGTAAAGCACGTGCCCTATCAATCCGGGAAGGGGCATTCGATTGGTGCACCCTACGGGTTGTTGGCTATTGGCTTGTTCCGCAACCAGGAGGAGATCGATCAAAGTCCGCTGCAGCAATTTACCAGCACGGTTTATCCGGGTGATATCCGGTTTGCAGATGTAAATGGAGACGGTGTGGTGAATGCCGATGATTATATGTTCCTGAAAGGCTATCCCCGTACACCGGAGATCGTATATGGTTTTGGCGGAACAGTGGCCTGGAAGGGAGTAGATGTAAGTGTGTTCTTCTCCGGTGCAACACGTACCAGCATCTTTACCGTAGGCCCTTCTATTTATCCGTTTTTGAGAGGCCCCGGCAGTTATAACATTCTGCGGGAATACTATGATAACCGCTGGACTCCGGACAACCCTGATGCCCGCTATCCCGCCGCCACTCCGGCTAATAATTCAAACAATTTCCAGTATTCTTCTCAGTATTTGCGGAACGCATCCTACCTGCGGCTAAAAAATGCGGAGATCGGCTACAGCCTGTCTCAGGCGCTGATCCGGCGGTATAAACTGAGCGCTTTCCGGGTCTTTATCAATGGAACCAACCTGCTCACATTTGACCGGTTGAAATTCCTTGATCCCGAAGCCAACAATGGAACCAACAGAGGACTGGATGGCGATAACCTGGGAATGTACCCATTGCAGCGTGCATTGAATTTCGGGCTGCAAATCAATTTTAATTAA
- a CDS encoding sugar MFS transporter — protein MSKKKSLFIRDGVNYAGPFAAISALFFLWGVAHGMLDTLDKNFQEMLHLKKWQSSFIQFSLYGAYFCMAMPAAIFMKKYGYKKGVIFGLLLFSGGALLAAATAPLESFVCFLCCLLIIGAGLTTLETAANPYTTKLGPPETAERRINFSQSFNGLAWVVGPLIALYVYGNQSHVEGEKMISIVLPFAIIGLAVLAVAFIFMRLKLPEITEEDENAAHGHGASATPGDDPEILSVDASEPAGTTSVWKKRHFALGVAAQACYVAAQTGVFSYLINFVTDHDMSPRWDTKYGPYFLSIGFALFMLGRITGSVLMKYFKPTRLLALYALAVCLLLPMVSAEKGWPSLIALYGVFFFMSIMFPTIFALAIKGMGTSTKQAAAYLVMSVAGGAVFPPIMGAISDTYGMAKGFLVPIPLFLFILYYATNGYKMKKA, from the coding sequence ATGAGCAAAAAGAAATCACTTTTTATCCGGGACGGAGTGAACTATGCCGGGCCATTTGCAGCGATCAGTGCATTGTTTTTTCTTTGGGGAGTGGCACACGGAATGCTAGATACGCTGGATAAGAATTTCCAGGAGATGCTGCATTTGAAAAAGTGGCAATCCAGTTTTATCCAGTTCTCTTTATATGGCGCCTATTTTTGTATGGCCATGCCGGCGGCGATTTTTATGAAAAAATACGGCTATAAGAAAGGCGTGATATTTGGATTGCTGCTTTTCTCCGGCGGCGCTCTACTGGCGGCTGCCACGGCTCCGCTGGAATCCTTCGTGTGTTTTTTATGCTGTCTGCTGATCATTGGAGCGGGTTTAACTACGCTGGAAACTGCGGCCAATCCCTATACCACGAAATTAGGTCCACCTGAAACTGCGGAGCGCCGGATCAATTTTTCCCAGTCGTTCAACGGCCTGGCCTGGGTGGTGGGTCCCCTTATCGCTTTGTATGTATACGGCAATCAAAGCCATGTGGAAGGCGAGAAAATGATTTCGATCGTATTGCCCTTTGCCATTATTGGTCTTGCAGTACTGGCTGTTGCATTTATTTTCATGCGCCTGAAGCTGCCTGAAATAACCGAGGAGGATGAAAATGCAGCACACGGGCATGGAGCATCTGCCACACCCGGCGATGATCCGGAAATCTTATCTGTTGACGCCAGTGAACCGGCCGGTACCACATCCGTATGGAAAAAGCGGCACTTTGCCTTGGGCGTTGCGGCGCAGGCTTGTTATGTGGCAGCACAAACGGGCGTATTTAGCTACCTGATCAATTTTGTAACCGATCATGATATGTCGCCCCGCTGGGATACAAAATACGGACCGTATTTCTTGTCGATCGGTTTTGCATTGTTTATGCTGGGAAGAATCACCGGAAGCGTATTGATGAAGTATTTTAAGCCAACCCGGCTGCTGGCTCTTTATGCACTCGCTGTTTGCTTGTTATTGCCCATGGTTTCGGCAGAAAAAGGATGGCCCTCGCTCATTGCCTTATATGGCGTATTCTTCTTTATGTCGATTATGTTCCCTACCATATTTGCACTTGCTATAAAGGGGATGGGGACCAGTACCAAACAAGCGGCCGCTTATCTGGTGATGTCGGTTGCAGGCGGAGCTGTTTTTCCGCCGATCATGGGAGCGATCTCCGATACCTATGGAATGGCAAAGGGATTCCTGGTGCCGATTCCCCTGTTCCTGTTTATCCTGTACTATGCCACCAATGGTTATAAAATGAAAAAAGCATAA